Genomic segment of Acidobacteriota bacterium:
CGGCATCGGGCAGAATCTAGCACACGTCTCCTTGGGGGTAGGAGCCCGTGATATAGTCGGCGCCCCGTGATGCGCAGGCTCTCGACCTTCTGCAAGCTCGTCGTCAACGCCTCGCCGACGGCCACGATTGTCCCGGCTCTCCTCGCGGCGCTGGTGCTCGGCGTCGACCCCGAGGTCGCCGTGGAGCCCCGGCGCCTCCTCGCGCTGGTCGGCGTTCTCGGTCTCGCGTACGGCCCGCCCGTCCTCGTCGCGCTTCCAGCGGCCTTCACGTGCGTCCGCTTCTTCGCGGCGCACGATCTCACGATAGGCTGGTTTCACCTCAAGACCGCGGTCTGGTTCCTCGCGACCGGGACCGCCGGGACGCTCGCCCTCGACCTCTGGAACTACCATCGGCTCGGCGAGAGCCTCGGTCCGCGCGGCCGGCATCGATTCGTCGCGGCGATCGTCGCTCCGGCGATCACCTGGCTGGCCGCCATCGTCCTCGCCTCCATCGCGCAGTGGAAGGAAGGGCGCGCCCGCGCGACGCGGCTCCGGATGGCGATCGGGCTGCTCCTCGCGGGACCGCTTCTCGCGCTCGCGCCGCTGGCCCTCGCGGGCCCGCCGGCGGACGAGATCCCGTCGACCGTCCCCGAGATGTCGGCCCCGGGGGGCCCCGTCGTGCTCCTGGCGATCGACGGCGCGAGCTTCTCGGAGATCCTGCCGCTCGCATCGGAGGGAAAGCTCCCGAACTTCGCACGGCTGATGAAGGAAGGGGCGCGGGGCCCGCTCCGCTCCGTGAAGCCCGGGCGATCGGCGGCGGCGTGGGCCAGCCTCGTGACGGGAAAACTCCCCCCGCGGCACGGCGTCCTCGATCCGAACCGCTACCGCATGGGAGACGCCGGGCCGGAGACCTCGGTCCTTCCGGAGGGGCTCGGCATGAGGCGCTGGGCCTCGCGCTTCGGCCTCTCGATCCGCCCGGTGACGGAGCGC
This window contains:
- a CDS encoding alkaline phosphatase family protein, producing the protein MMRRLSTFCKLVVNASPTATIVPALLAALVLGVDPEVAVEPRRLLALVGVLGLAYGPPVLVALPAAFTCVRFFAAHDLTIGWFHLKTAVWFLATGTAGTLALDLWNYHRLGESLGPRGRHRFVAAIVAPAITWLAAIVLASIAQWKEGRARATRLRMAIGLLLAGPLLALAPLALAGPPADEIPSTVPEMSAPGGPVVLLAIDGASFSEILPLASEGKLPNFARLMKEGARGPLRSVKPGRSAAAWASLVTGKLPPRHGVLDPNRYRMGDAGPETSVLPEGLGMRRWASRFGLSIRPVTERDLRARPLWTIFDMLRLEATFLDWPLGAPPPDRSGAPAAPEEARRVADWRSRVAGGAALTVEEQRRLDRAVGVDLAVHTALQRILWSPGRPRVLAARLAGLGIIESTFPHVPHPESVGVVPEESDVRRYSRITDRYYEMLDQIVGQVRAAVPKEGYLLLVSPCGSEPVAAFDRLIRKISGLPSVAAGHDAGPAGILLVAGEGVAEGRQLDDLRIADVVPLTLYALGLPVGHDMDGRLPRRLFKRAFLESHPITFIPTYG